The genomic segment TTCGACGGCCTTTGAGACGTTCAGATGAGAAGCCCAAGTTTCGCAGCATTGTGCATGCAGTGCAGGCAGGCATATTTGTGGAGAGGTATGTTAGTTCAAACTTTCCATTTGGATCTGTGTCACCAAATCAAGGGTATAAGTGGGTGTTTCGCTAACAGCACAACTCCTACAGGAAACCAATAGAACCACTTGCCTGTATTCTTTATGCCATTTAGCTGAAGttgtaaattatttgtttcctcTCTCAGTATTCTGACTTGTAATAttcattaagtttattttacaactgcagatttaaactgtgaaacatTAGCCTTCATTTACTTCCTGGAAAACATTCTTACACTGAGGGCAGGGGCTTTAGGGGATTAGTATAAACACCTCCTGAGTCAAGTTTGCTGCACAGTGTCAACATCTGAACTTTAACTGAACTCAACATAAACACTGCATTATTCCAGGATGTTCAAGAGGGCCTACACAGCAACTATGCCAGACCAACCTGAGGCAGTCGTAAACTGCCTTAGGGTAAGTCCACACTAACCTGCTACCTCAGAGTGTGCAGCAGGTTTATTTGATAAATGGCACATTCTTAGAAAAAGGATCAGTGCAGGTATGCTCCAGTGGGGCTGctacttttctctctttctcttcagGATGTGGACCGTTGGAGCTTTGATGTTTTTGCTCTGAACTCCGCTAGCTCTGATCACGCACTACAAACTCTGTTCTTTGAACTGATCACAAGATATGACCTCAACAGCCGCTTTAAGGTCTGTAACTGTTGCTGTATCGAGCTGActtttagcaaatttatttttaatatgcaAGCAGGAGATTGCACAAAACGTCCCTCAGAGACATGAACTCTCACTTCCAATTGTGTGTACTGTGTAGAAAATAATCAGATAGAAGGATTGTTCCATTTTATGGTACTTGAAAATAATCTTTCTATCATGTGCGGCATTTAACCATTTTACCTAATTCAGgttgttttctgagtttaatcCAGGCACAGATGTTAATTGATTACATAATGCTTTCTCTAGATTCCCATCTCATGCCTGACTGAATTCCTATCTGCCCTGGAAAAAGGATACTGCAAATATAATAATCCATATCACAACCTCGTTCATGCAGCTGATGTGACTCAGACTATGCACTGTCTGCTGCTGCGCTCCGGACTCGTGGTACCGTTCACTCAAAATAATTACTGACTCCACCCACTTTTTTTCAATCATCTGTTTGTGGCTAATAACGGCCACAAAACTCTTCTTTCTGTTTACCTATGTATGTTTAGCAAAAttcttcattttacattttgtctgtgATTCAGAAATAGGAACAAATGACATAACACGCATcaatgaaattatatttttctattttgtttttttctgcattctCGCTTATGTCTGAATAACCCTCTGATTTATCCTTTGAGTGTCAGACTCAGTAAATCATCAATGACTTCTGGATCAGCACTGAGTGGCTTAAAGagaatttatttcaaagagGTGCTTTCAATAGTCTGATCCTTGACTAAATGTACAACTAAAACACTCAACATTCAAAGAAATCTTTATACAAAAGCACTCATCAGAGGCAAAATAGGAATCAGGGATTCTTACTGGCAAAATTGTGTCTGATGTTGTGACTGACTTGAATTGAAAAAGGTTCATTAATTTTTTCATCCATTAATTAAACAGGATGTGGGGGACTTTGTCCTTTAAAGAGGGATCCaagattttacttaaaaaaaatctaatttcaacCAGCATATGAATAGAATGCCCCAGAAAGTTTGAGATTCTAcatacttttcttttccatttataAGAAAAATCATAGCAAAGTCTTGGTTATTctgatgtttcttcttctttttcttgtctgCGTAGCTTCTTCTTACATTGTTCAGAACCGAGATGTTGCTTATCCATTAATGGTGTCCCTTTTTTTCACCAAGCACTGGCTGACAGAGCTTGAAGTGATGGCATccctgtttgctgcagccatTCACGACTTTGAACACACTGGAACCACAAATAACTTTCACATCCACACAAGGTCGGCTTTATTTCGTGCTCCATCTATTATAAACCTTGTGTATTGTTTGTAAAGTGCCTGTTGCATAAATGTCACATCCTGTTCTGAAACTTTATAACAGAGCTAGAGATAGAAATAGATTTAGAAATAGTAAGacaaaacatatacatataGCTTTTAAGGAATTTGGGGAATGAGATGAGATCTTTCCAAAGCAAACATGGCTTTATGAAGggaaaaacagtatttttagatttttccaaCACAGTCTCTTTACTTTTCTATGTTTACCCCCATGTCAATCATGCTTCCTTGGCATTAAGTTATCTTTTTGTGATCAGATGTTGAAGacattaaattatgattaaCATAATATAGTGCCTTGGAAAACTAATGTTCTTTTTGTCCAATGTAATATTGCTATGTTGTTATATTGCTGTCAGTCAACAGTTACTTTTAACTTTTCTACCCTCAGTATTTCcccctttaaaataatattgctGACAGCAATATTATTATAAAGCAGCTTTTAGGatgcttcacaataaaagtaaaacctgGCTTTGTTTGCTGAATCTATAGATCTCCAAACATATAGTCCTTCTTTTCCAATCATTTCTTTAAGTGGAAAGTTTTTCAgaggctttaaaataaaaccttataGTAAATGGTTTGTGTCTGTAAAgagctttatcaagtccagagaaTGCTAAAGTGCTTCACATGACAGTTATTCATTCACCCATCCTCAAGGCGGGTGAAGTGTCTTacccaaaaacatgacagaggCGGGTGGAACAGGAATTGTACCAGCAACCCTCTAATTGCGGGGTGAACTCCCAACACCGTCACCTCCATCGTCCTGATTGAAAAATTTCACATAATCTCCTTTAGTTGTAATTTTAAGACCCTAACATGAAGCAGGTAAtcaaataatttgttaattACCTTTATAATAGTGAGTCAATCATGCACATGGctgacctttttttccccaacatttCACGCTTCAGTGTGAAAGTCATCATTATAGTTTTGCAGTCACAGTTATTTAATTGCTCCCTCAGGCTTTTacttttaatcacattttccaaACTCTTCATACCAAACAGTCACTTTACTGTTTGACTGAATCTTTGTTCATTTatgccttttaaaaaaaggcataaaAGCCTTGAtatcaaagattttctttttattaccaactcgtctttatttttctgtctgtgttccAGGTCAGAGTTTGCTCTGATTTACAACGACAGATCTGTGCAGGAAAGTCATCACCTAAGTGCAGCATTTCACCTGCTGCAGGACGACCAGATGAACATCTTCATTAATTTGACACGAGAAGAGTGGATGTAAGATACATTACATTTATTCTATATTAAAAGTTATTGACATTCATAGTTAATTTTGAGAGAACACGAAAGATAAAATGTAGGTAGATCATACTGCATAATGAAACAAGCTGTGCATAATGTTTTCTACACTGGTTATCAGAAGAGGGGCTGTCACATGCATACTTTACTGGTTTACTTgcctaataaaaaataaacaaatctctACTTACTTTATGATTTATATTAGCTGGCAAGAGACTACTTTAATACGTTAAACACGACACCCCTTTATCATAGTTATAGTATTATCGATTCACCTGACATGTTGGACCTTAAACATCTGAACAAAATGTGCAGCTGTGATCACTGGAGCTGCTTGGAGACGATGTTAAAACCCTCACCTTTAACATGCTTATCTATAATTGTCTTTCTAATTTCCaatgaaaaaaatctctctctTCTCATCTTCAATGTGGTACACACCATGTCACCAAACAGCACAGTGATTATTTGTCATCAGTAAAATTGGCACTGACTGACTGTAAGCTTCAAGAGACCTATAATACTGGATGAAACACCatagtttaacattttcttgtgttcaaattattttcagtcttttctaGAGGTACCATTATTTTTGTCCAGGTTCATTTCattagtttattgttttctaattattctgtttaacTCCAATTCGAAAGCAGTGCCTGAATTTTCCttggtttattttctgtaattttttatttattattaattttgctGAGAAATGTGTCTATCAACAAAAGCAGCAGTGAAATGATTCCTGTAACAACATAGGCTGAGAAGctacagagagaggaagaagctATCACCCCAAAGGCAACATGAACAGTAAACAGTAACAGACCCTATCgtctaaaaaaactaaaatagaagTGTTTAACCATAATGATCATTGttacatttggagaaaaaaggGGAAGTTTCTGAGTGTGAGAACTCCAGGGGCATGCTGTTTTATTGCAGAACACTTCACAAGATGATTGAGATAATGAATAGAAAACATTATAGAGAAATGTTGAACCAACATCACAAGATTTCAGCCACAGCTAGGTCTCCCTAATGGATAAAGATCTTATTAATTAAACTGACAAATTGATTACAAAGTGGGTCTAAGACAGAAAGTCCTGATCTCAGTCCCACAGAAAGTTTCTTGGCAGAGCTAAAGTAGTGTGTCTAAGAAAGATGACCCACAATTCTCAGTAAATCCCGTTACATTCCCCTTAAATTTCCTAAGAGTCTGTAAAGGATAATTTTACTTATAATGACGAGCTGTTCACTAGCAACTAAGTCTGCAGCGACATCTGTCAGACACTATAATGATATTGCAATGCTGAGTTTCcattacaataaaaactaatGGCTGACTTTAAGGTAAAACCGATGCCTCCTAAACATCATCAGTGTAGTTTGTGTTTGGAAATCATTTACAATATCCGCACCGTCTGCGTTAATGGAGTCATTTGCTTCATACTTCACACACCCGGTGCGACTGTAATATTCACTGTGGAGCTGTGCAGAGATAAACACAGCAGCATGCCGCAACAGGCTCCTTTTGCAGTTAGTGTTGCTATGAGAACAAGAAAATCCATCAGTAAAGTTAAAAAGGTTACAACCTCACAGAATCCTCCCGACTGCCACTTTTACTTTATATGGTTCCGTCACATCATTCAAGGCCGGCCAGTAAACTGCGAGTCTTTGTATGTCTGTGTGTATATTTACAGGGAGATGCGATCACTTGTTATAGAGATGGTTTTGGCCACTGACATGTCCTCCCACCTATTTCAAGTAAAAGCAATGAAATCCTGTCTACAACAACAAGAGCGGTAGGTGCAAAACCCAGAATTTACGTATTGGCTCTTTAGAGGcgtttgaaatgtttcaaactaaAATCTGGATGAAGGAACTGTGTGTCTTATACTTAGTGAACTGTGTCAGAACTGCTTTTCTGCTTTGTCTGcaggcaaaataaacaaagtattATGCTTTTTCCATCAGGATGGATAAGCCCAAAGCGTTGTCTTTGTTACTGCACACAGCTGACATCAGCCATCCATCCAAGCCCTGGGCCCTGCACTCTCGCTGGACCAAAGCCTTAATGGAGGAGTTTTTCAGGCAGGTAGGCATCTGAATAAATGTCCTCTGATCTGACACaggccattttttatttattttttttttatttcttttacttttactcctAAATTAAATGATCACAATTAGATTTTGGCACAAGTAATTTGATTCCGTAGGGATTCCTAGAAAGCTGTCATGTTCATCCTGAATAAAGTGAAAGTTCAAAGTTGTGGAAATATCATTCAAACTTTTTCACTAGTTCACATGACCAATCTAGATCCATCTAGATCTACAAGTAAAAAGGGCAGTAAAATTTCctgctattaaaaaaaatgtcctctgAAAACTCACCAACTGATGCACAAACTGCCTCTGATAACTATAACTGTATAAACATTTTCCACTATCTCTCCAATTGCTTCCTGTTTTGACTGATGTCCACCATATATTGCTAAAGAGGCTAAACTGTGATATAGGACTTTTAGTTttggaaatataaaacatgtttgaattcTTTATTTCAATCTTTTATTTCTCCATCTCATTACAATCTGTGTTTTTCCCCAAAGAGTTAGCatgtgaataaaatcaaaaagtcCTGTGGCGCCTGCAGtgctgcaaaaaatatttgcagctttacagatttattgttttttagaCACATCTGTTAAAAATAAGCTTTTCACCAATGGTTGATATGTTATTAGAGGAAAAATATGCAGTCTAACCTGGTTCTTGTGGTGTCACTTCAGTACTTACCTGAGACAATAAACTTTGCAAAAAGATCCGAAAAATGCCCATTATAGATAAAAAGTAGAGAATTCACCTCTGACTTCTACGCATCAGTTTTCACAAATGGGTTGGcacattaaaataacaatgtaAGAATGTTTCCATTGACTGCTTGGTTCTCATTACGGGTTATGTTCTGTTTTGCCATGGTTTTGTGGTAAATACCTCAGCAAAGTTTGCAAAATATTCTAAAAGCTGTACTAAaaagatattatttttacataacaaACATCTCTGAATAGCTTTATAGGTATGAATTATACTTCTGAAAGAGTTAAATTTCTGTAATGTTAGTGGCTTTTCTGAACTGTGAAAATGAGTTTCCTTATTTCACAGTATTTTGGTCTGAAAAACCTTCAGGATTCATGTTGAGTTTATGTTTTGTTGACTTTAAAGTCTGGTAGTCATTGGGGTTTATTTAAGAATTTCCTTTGGTATGGTTTGAGGCAACATTATTgcaggaaatgacaaaaatagaCTAGAGCACTAGGGTACAACTGGGCCATTAAAACTTTACACAGTTGAGATGCACTCTACTTGAGTTTAacatattaaatgtttacaataatttaaatgcttttcaTCACTATATTTATGGCACTTGTCTTAACTACAGTGTAATTGTTCACCTTATGTAAATACAAGAAAGTCAGTCTTTATAAATGTGTGCATCTAGAAATGAGTGACAGTTTACAAACACTGTAATCTGAAAcgcaaaacatgttttgcttaAAAGCTACCTGAACTTGAATCTGATGTGAGActtgtaattattttaacaatgttttttttttttttcatgacagatgttgggcagattttctgtctctgtgacAACAAGATGTGGAAACTCTGAATAGGCTCTTTTGTacctttaaaaacacagagcCACCTGCTCACAAAACGCTCTGTCTAAAAGTTTCAGTTGGTGTTTGTTGGAATAAGCTAACCTTAGACAGTTATTTTCAGGTCATGTGTGGGATGCCATTGAATCTTCTCTTGTTCTCTCTATCTTTGTGAGGGCGATAGAGAGGCGGAGCTCGGCCTTCCCTTCTCTCCACTGTGTGATCGAAAAAGTACCTTAGTAGCTGAGTCTCAGATAGGTATGTCTCAATTATGTTCCTTTCTTTTAAGCAGGATATAGTTGTTGTCTACAATGCCTTTGTGGAAGAACAAACACATGTTCTTATTTGTCAGGTTTTacatttgtcaatatttttcaaaattgaagAAACCTGCAGCCTCATAATACTTTCTTGTAATGTAAGCATTATTGCATTAAGTGAGGTCCAAGCATTTACTTTGAACttctgaaatgttaatttttactgATGCAAAAGGTACTTTATGAACACATTAGCTCTCGTCACCTTCATAAAGGTGATGAGatctcttgaacttttttcaaatattttcacattattgCCAAAACTTTTCAAGTACTTGCTTTAGTAATTTGCCTAAAGAGTAAATAATCAACCTGTTTGTGATTTAACCATTATAAAACCAGCTGTTCTGTGTGTGGCTCAGAGGTTTCTTGGCagacattagtgaacaaacagcatcatgaagactgTGGCAAAGCCTGAAAAGTGGCATTtactgtgaattttttttaattatttccaaAAATTTGGAAAACCGTGTAACATTTCCCTTCCACTTCTGAATTAAGTACTACTATGTGTTGGTGTGCCACTCATAATCCCAGTAGTTCAAAATACATTCATTATAATGTGATATACTTTAGGTACCCCAGTAACTACATGCTGACATTTGTTCTTGCAGGTTTCATTGACTTCATTGTGTATCCTACATTTTCCCTGTTGACGGACATGGCAGAGAAAATTGTTATTCCTTTGGTGGAGGAAAACCCAGGACCCCCAGATCCCTGCAACAGACACAGGTACTGTAGgaataaaatc from the Xiphophorus maculatus strain JP 163 A chromosome 20, X_maculatus-5.0-male, whole genome shotgun sequence genome contains:
- the pde1b gene encoding calcium/calmodulin-dependent 3',5'-cyclic nucleotide phosphodiesterase 1B, whose amino-acid sequence is MAELVRIRKKRLQIPISRLRSMLKQIEEKDVDFEEIKQNLDFTASLLEAVYLDGPRQCLESEDDLQQLQSDGVPSEVTDWLASTFTRRIRRPLRRSDEKPKFRSIVHAVQAGIFVERMFKRAYTATMPDQPEAVVNCLRDVDRWSFDVFALNSASSDHALQTLFFELITRYDLNSRFKIPISCLTEFLSALEKGYCKYNNPYHNLVHAADVTQTMHCLLLRSGLVHWLTELEVMASLFAAAIHDFEHTGTTNNFHIHTRSEFALIYNDRSVQESHHLSAAFHLLQDDQMNIFINLTREEWMEMRSLVIEMVLATDMSSHLFQVKAMKSCLQQQERMDKPKALSLLLHTADISHPSKPWALHSRWTKALMEEFFRQGDREAELGLPFSPLCDRKSTLVAESQIGFIDFIVYPTFSLLTDMAEKIVIPLVEENPGPPDPCNRHSNLWKESSRGLQWSLAHITAELVSFRSTWTRHTEDNKLKWKESGSNGFSDSSVTKEQRSMEEERSEKSLQDSSENAKQ